A segment of the Xylanivirga thermophila genome:
TAGCGGGATATAAATGGTATGAAATTGAATGACACATGGGAGTGTCCTATTAAGCTAAAAATACATTTAAAAAAGGAGCGATATTCGCTCCTTTTAATATTTTATAGATATTCCGGCTCTATAAGCCCATAATTACCATCTTTTCTCTTATATACTACATTTACTTCATCACTTTCTGCATTTATAAATACAAAAAATGCATGCCCCAAAAGATCCATCTGAAGTATTGCCTCTTCAACATGCATGGGCTTTACGGCAAAACGTTTTGTTTTTACCAATTTTGGCATATCAACTTCCTCAGGTTCAAACGCTTCACTAAACACCGGTTTTTCGTACTTAAAGGCACCTGACCTTATCTTCTTACTCAGTTTAGTTCGGTGCTTATGTATCTGCTTTTCCAGCTTATCTAGCACCTTATCAATTGTTATATACATATCATCAGTGGAATCCTCTGCCCTTATGACTATACCGTTAAATGGAATGGTGACCTCCATTATATGGCGGTTTTTTTCAACTGACATTGTTACATATACTTCGGTATTTTCGTCAAAATAACGCTCTAATTTGCCTACCTTTTTATATACCTGATCTCTAAGTGCATCTGTAATTTCAATGTTCTTTCCACTTAATATAATACGCATAGCGGTCAGCTCCTTTCAAAATAAAACCTTATATTATATATATTCGACAAATAAAAAGTAATTCCTTCTAATACATTTATACCCCCAACCTATTTTATTAAACATGCCTTTTAGAAAATAGGCAACAAAAAAGATAAAGCCCATTATGACTTTATCTTAGAAAATTTCATATTGGAATCTATTTCTTCTATTTTCTCATCGGTACATGAAGATATGGAAACAAGTCTCCATGTATTTTTCTCCATATCCAATTCAAACTCCATATATGCCTTCTTGTTCTTCCATTCATACATGGCATAAATGGCACGTGCATCCTCAGTATCGTACATTTTGCTGCTTAAGGACAGCTTATAATCATCAACATCTGGAAAATTTGAAAGTATGGCTTCATCCATTGGGATAAAACTGCTTGAAACCAAATCTTTACACTTTAATATATCGACTACTTTTGAAATTTCATTATCCCGTTCTTCAATAATAACATCACTACAGCGCTCAACAAATAGTGGTGCCTGATAATCTATAGTAAACCTATATAATGAAATAAAAAAGGCCATAATAATCCCGCATATCAATACCATTGCAATAATTCGCGTATAAAATGCTTTTTTATCATTCTCTTTAGCTGATTTATTTATCCTTTTTACATATGCCGTTATAATAGGCATCAAGGAAAGTATTATAAACACAGCAAATACAATTTTAGCTCCTTGCAAAGATATCCTCCTCTCACAGTACCTTGCTTAAAAAGGCTTTGGTACGCGTCTTTTGAGGGTTTTTAAATATATCCTCGGGGGTACCCTCTTCATATATAATGCCTTCATCCATAAATAATATCCTATCGGCTACCTCCCGGGCAAATCCCATCTCATGGGTAACAACCACCATTGTCATACCTTCCTGTGCCAAATCCTTCATAACATTTAGAACTTCACCAACCATCTCAGGGTCAAGTGCTGAAGTAGGCTCATCAAAGAGCATTATCTCCGGATCCATGGCAAGTGCCCTTGCTATGGCTACTCTCTGCTTTTGTCCTCCAGATAGCCTATTTGGATATACATCCTCCTTATCTGGCATCCCTACCTTCCTTAGAAGCTCTACAGCCTTTCCTTTGGCCTGCTCTTCTGATAAACCCTTTAATTTAATAGGCGCCATAGTAATATTTTGCATAACCGTCTTATGGGGAAATAGATTAAATTGCTGAAAAACCATCCCCATCTTTTGTCTCATCTTATTTACATCTTTTCTGCGCTCCACAAGGGATACTCCATCTACATATATCTCACCCTTTGTAGGCTCTTCAAGGAGGTTTAAACATCTCAAAAAGGTGCTCTTTCCAGAACCACTAGGCCCTATTATGCATACAACCTCACCCTTTTTTATTTCGTTGTTGACACCCTTTAGGACCTCAAGTTCACCAAAATATTTATGAAGATTCACTACTTTAATCACTCTGTCTGAGCCTCCTTTCCAGATGCCCTAGCAATCCTGTCAAAATAGAGGTAATAAATAGATATATAAGAGCTACCAATATAAATGGTGTATATGCATCAAATGTTCGACTGCGCACTATGCTCCCTACCCTCGTCAGATCGTCAAGGGCTATATAACCTGCTATTGCAGTTTCCTTAAGCAGGGATATAAACTCATTTCCAAGGGCAGGTAATATATTTTTCACAGCTTGCGGAATTACTATATAGCTCATAGATTGACCATATGAGAATCCCAGTGAACGGGCTGCCTCCATCTGTCCCTTGTCTACCGCCTGTATACCAGCCCTTATAAGCTCAGCTACATATGCACCGCTATTTATACCAAATGCCACAGACGCCACCATTTGTTTAGGCAGCGAACTACCCCCAAGTATGGCATAATATATAATGACCAACTGTACTACTGCAGGTGTACCCCTTATTATGCTCACATAAATATTGGCTATATTATTAAAAATCTTTATCTTACTCATCTTTGCCAATGCCACTAATAATCCTATAATAACTCCCAGTATAGCAGCATATAGAGTAAGTTTGAGGGACACTAAAAGTCCCTCCCAGAATAGAATATACATATTGTCCTGTATTAAGTTAGAATATATGGCATTCGATAATGCCTTGTAAATACCTGTCACAATAATCCTTACCCCGCTCCTGAAACATTATTTTATATAGTATTTGCTTATGATTTCATCCATCTCTCCGCTATCCTGAAGCTCCTTTAGTACCTCATCTATAGCTTGCAAAAGTTCGCTATCTCCCTTACGTACAGCTATAGCATATTCCTCCTGATCTCCCGCCTTTTCATCGAGTATCTTTACCTCAGAATTTTGTGCTATTAACATCTGTGCAGGCAAATCATCTATAACCACTGCATCCAAATTACCATTCTTTAAATCCAGTATGGCCTCAAGCCCTGTATTATAACGCTTAACATCTGCATCTTCCGTATTTGAAGCTACCTCAGTATCTCCGGTAGTACCGGTCTGAACGCCTATCCTTTTCCCTACTAGATCATCAGTTCCCTTTATATCTTCATTTTCATTTTGTACTATTATGGATTGAACTGCCTCAAAATATGTTTTAGTAAAATCCATGGTCTTTTCTCGCCTTGAATCTCTTGTAAATCCGGCTGCAATAAAATCTACCTTACCAGACTCCAATGCTGCTGGCAGTGCTTCAAATTCCATATCTTCAACAATCAGTTCAACACCCAGTTTATCCGCTATCTTCTGTGCAACATCGGCATCTATACCCACAACATCTGTGCCTTCCTTAAGCTCAAAAGGTGGAAAATTGGCGCTGGTCCCCCATACTATCTTCTTCCCTTCATCTATACGCTTCATAGTATCGATCTTTTTGCCACATGCTGTAGTCGATATAATAAGTATAGAAATAAGTGCAATTGTCAAAATACCTTTAATCTTTTTATTCATGTATAATCTCCTCCAATATCGAAACTGTTTTCTAATTGCTTTTATATAATTATACATGAATAATTACAAAAAATCAATGCATATTTATAAATTTTATTATTTTTTATATCATCTATAAAAGGACAATATAAAACCCTGGAGCAATTTCCAGGGTTTTTTTGCTTATCTGTGATTCTTCAAACACTCTGAGCAATAGATGGGCCTATCATTTTTAGGTTCAAAAGGCACCTGAGTATGTGCACCACAATCGGCACATATAGCATCGTGCATTTCCCTTCTAGCGCCACCATTGTGTCTGCCATTTGCTTTTCTAGCATCACGGCATTCCTTGCATCGAGCTGGCTCGTTTTGGAAACCTTTCTCTGCGTAAAATTCCTGTTCACCAGCACTAAAAATAAACTCCTTGCCACACTCTTTGCATACTAAGGTCTTGTCTTCGTACATGGATATAATCCCCTCACTTTGAAATAATTTTGTTCCATTTTAGGACCATTCCGACTAAAAAGTATCTTTAATGGTACGCACTGCACTATAGCATGGCAGCTACTGAAGGTTTTAAGTGGTACCCCAAGATAAACTAAGAGGATTATATTATGTACCACCAGGCTCTCCATCCTGCACAGCCATAGGTCGGACTTACCCTTTAAGCCCTACCATGACCATCTGGGTCTTTTATAGGGTATAGAACAATTCAATCATATTATATCCTTGTTTTTTCTAAAAATCAATAGAAATTCTAGCAAATTTACATATTTATTGTTTTTGGTCAATGAATATACCATCCTGTATTGGAGCATTAGGTTTATATGCATTATAAGTCTTTTGTCCATTATTTATCTTACGCATTTTCCCTTTATGCTTTTCAATAAATACGTTTAAGCACTCTTTGTTTTCCTGATCCTTAGCATATACCCCCGTTATAATCTCCCTTATATCTAAAAGTACCTTATAAACTTCCTTGTATTCATCAGATTTTTCTCTATATTCGTCTAAATCGCCTAAGCAGGTTGAAAACCTATCATCCAATTTATCTATGTGAGCAATATGCTGCTGCCTCTTCTCTATATATTTAGAAAGACCATCGATATCCCCTGATTTTATTGTCTCTCCCTGCTTTATACTAATTTCTGCTATGGCTTGTAAATGCTTTTTTTTATCCTCTAGATATCGTAAAAGATCATCTACATCATTACACATTTCCTCTATACCTTTGCTTTCGTGTAATTTTTATAGCCTGTCCCCAAGTATCCCTAAGTTCTGTCATAAGTTCAAGCACTTCTTTAAGTACGTTCTCATCTTTTTTTATATTTGCATCAATAAGGGATGTAACTATAAAATCGTATATGGCCATGAGATCCTTCGATATGTCATATTGCATATCAAGGCTCCCCATAAGTTCTGAAACTATATCCTGTGCCTTTAGTATTGCAGTATTTGCACATTGCATATCTTGTTTTTGTATAGCCACTATAGCTTGCTTTGTAAATTTTATGCATCCATTGTATAACATAAGGGTTAATTCTTCAGGAGTAGCTGTAAGCACACTCTGCTGCTGATATTCCTTATATGGGTTATTTATTGCCATGTATATCCCCCTCTATCTATATATCGTTCTACATCAGTTATTGTCCTAAACCTAGCTGCTGCATTAGCCACATACTCTGGCTGCTCATATTTTGCAATGCCTTTTCCATGGCAGTAAACTGCCTCCAATACTGCTCTTCCTTGCGGTATAGTAGTTCATTTAAGCTTTCTATACGCTTGTCTATATCCTTTATCTTATCACCAAGTATATTATTTATATCCGTCAAATCACCTTGTATACCGGCCTTTTCCAATAATATACCTTTTTTATTGTTCTTATCCCTGCGCGTTCTAATATTATCCTGTATAATGTCAGAAAAACGATGCATAATCCCCACATTATTATAACGTACCTTACGCTCTTCTGCATTTAAATCTGGCGAATAGGATTCTTTATATTGCTGGCAAAAAAGTTTTTCTACCTCTTCACCCCTATTAGCAAGGGCATCCTTTAACTTTTCTTCATTTACATATAGTTTACCATTCTCATACCATTGACCGGTGGTTATACCTATATCTGATAGGGATATATTAACCCCTTCTATCTTTTCAATTAGCGCCCGCCTCATAGACTGGGTGATGTTCTGTACTATGGGATCACTCCTTAGGACTCCACTTTTACTCTTTTCTTCCCAAAGCTTTATATCACTTTCCTCCATAGATTTCTTCTGCTCATCAGTAAGGGGTTTATAATCACGATACCGCTTTTCAACAAGCTTATTATTTAGCTTGTCTATCATCCCGTTATATTTTTCTACAAAATTCTTTATATTGTTAAATGCACTATCCACATCCCTAGATACATCTATATCTATCTCTTTACCAACTGTATTAGCCATTAAATTAAAGGTAATACCATCCCGAGTAAAGGTATTTGTAGGGGACGTCATGGTATATGACTGCCCATCTATCTTAAGCTGTACCGTAGCATCACGTGTTGCATCAGCCTCTAAATTAACATTAAGTCCAAATGTACTTAAAAAATTACTCCCGCCATCTGCATCCTGGGCATTAAGAGACGCAGATGCCCCCGTCTTCTTGGTTTGGAGTGTAAGCTTGCCCGTTATACTGCTATACGCAAGGTTAACTCCCGCCTTTTCATTCGCATTTATTTCATTCATAACCTTTTGAAGGGTGTCATCCTCTGAAAAACTAAATGCTTCTCCATTTATATTAAAAACAATCTTTCCTTTGTCAGCACCATCAATATTTCCACTAATCCCAAGTCCTTTTAAAGATTTCTTGGTATCAAAACTGCTTCCCACTTCAGATTCTGCCTTGGCTGGTTCAGCCATTTTTATGCTGGTTATGGTATACCTCCCTGGCGCTGCATCAGCATTTGCACTGGCAGTTATATACCGTTCTTCTGTAGATGTTACCTTATAGCATCTATATGTATTCGGAGATAACATATTGCTTTGAGGCTTTGCCACATCAAAAAACTCATCCTTTAGACCTCTTAGCATATTGGTAACATCTCGGTATGCATCCCGCTGCCACTCTACCCATTTTTTATCCTGTTTTAAACTGTCAACTTTCGTACGCTCAACACTCATAAGCTCATTTATCATATTTTCCGTATCAAGGCCACTAGCCAGTCCGCTTACCCGCATGCGGTTTACATTATAAATACTCATCTTTTAACCTCCCTATACCCGCTCATCCACTATGATACCAGCCATTTCCCATAATTTAGCTATCATGTCCAATATCTTTTCGGGCGGTATCTCGCGTATAATTTCATTGGTCTGTGTATTTATTACCTTAACCATTATAGATTTAGTCTTTTCATGAATCGAAAACTCAAAACGTCTGTCATAGTCTTCAACCGCTTTGTTAGCTTCCTCCACAGCCTTCTGCAGTACATCCTCGTCCAATAATGGCTTTTTTTCCCCTTGCATTGGCTTTTCATCTATTTGTTTAATCCCTTTATCTGAACCATTATTATGTCCCGCTATCTCTACAGTTCGGACCACCCTAGGAGTTACCGGCCTAGTGCATGATATTTCATCTATACGCATGTGTACCATCCCCTCTTTCAATCTTCCTTTCAATATATTTATCGGAATGATACACAATAATCTTTAGGGTATTTTTTTAATATATAGAAATATTCGACCATTTACCCCTTTTGAATCTTATGACTAAAAATATAGCTTCTATAATATACTGTATAGCAGTAACATACCAAAGGGCGGTGATGGGTGCCTTTATTATATATACTATCACATATGTAACGGGTAGTCTGTATATCCATGTACTCAAGATAGCCGTTAACATGGGTCCCTTTGTATCTCCCGCTCCCCTTAATGCACCACCTAGCACCATGGAAAATCCCATGGGAATCTGTTCAAGGGCGGCTATACGTATGCATTTACCTGCTAAATCTACTATATCCATCTCATCTGTAAATAATCTGGCCAATTGTCTCGGAAAAAAGAAAAATATGATTGCAGTAGCTCCCATAACGGCAGCTGCCAAATATGAGGACATCCAGCCATTTTTCTCTGCCTCTTTAAGCTTCCCTGCCCCCAAATATTGACCTACCATAGTAGTTGCAGCTACTGCAAATCCTGAATTAGGCATAAAGGATAGGGATTCTGCAGTGGTAGCTATTTGATTTGAGGCAAAGGATAATGTTCCAAGCTGCATTATCATAAAGGCATATATAAGCCTACCACCACTGCTCAAAAGCTCATGGGTTTGTGCAGGTAGACTGAGGTGCCAAATTTGATCAAAATCCTTTTTGTCCCACGTTTTTAAATATGCCATCTCGTATTTAATTTTCCCATCTCTCTTGAATAAAACCCATATAACATAACAAAATCCTATTATCTGCCCGATAGCTGTGGCAATAGCCGCACCGTCTACTTCGAGCCTAGGGAAACCCCATTTTCCAAATATCAATACATAGTCCCCTATGAGGTTTATAACATTTGTTATTATTGCCCCTATCATGGGCGTCTTTGTATCCCCAGATGCCCTCAATATAGCACTTGTTACCATACCTGGCACCATAAAAAGACCTGATACTGCTATCAGGCGCAAATATCTAGTGCCTAGATCTATAACCTTACTCTCCGCCTTTGCAAGTATAAAAAATTTATCAAATATAAAGATGCTAAAGATTGTCAAAACCATCCCCAGCACAATGGATATTTGAAAAGCATGGGCAGCTGACTGTTTGCCCCGCTCATAATTTTCCGCTCCTATATGCCTGGCAACTATGGCCGCTGCTCCAACGCCTAAAGCTGCAAATACATTTACAAATGAAAAAAATATCTGCCCTCCCAATCCAACTGCACTAAGTGCCTGGGCATCCAATCTGCCCACCATGGCAGTATCGGCTATCCAAACAACCATACCCAGTATCATCTCTAATATAACCGGTGCCGCTAAACGCAATATTTCCCTCATATTTTGCCTCCCTTTAATCCTTTTACGATCTATTAGTCCGTTTATTATAACAAAAAAAATAGTAGCCCCCATGAAGCTAAATAGCTTCATAGAGACTGCTTATGTCTTCTTTTTGAACTTATATGAACATTTAGTACATGTGACCATTAATGTACCTTTGTGTCTGGGTATACGCAATTTTTGTGAACAATTAGGGCATTTTACTACCTTAAATCGCTTTTTTTGCTCCCATTTCCATCTGAGTTTGCCAAAGGCATTATATGATTTGGGTCTGTTTACCTTTGTCTTGCTTTTATTACCCAGATTTTTAAACCATCTAACTACATTATCTAGCCAATAATTAAGTTTACGACCAATATTTTCGAATATAATCTCCTCTCGCCGTCTCCTATTTTTATTATGGGAAGTAGCACGCCATATGGCGTAACCCAAAATTCCCAATGCCATTAGCAATCCAATAGTATTTCTTGAAAAGAAAAAAGGTAGACTTAAAACGGCCATAAATTTGGAGAGATTATCCCAACCATATGTATCCGTTTTGTTTTTCATCTATATCCCTGCTTTTTATTATACGTCTATTTTTTTCAATATGGTTATTCTTCTTCCTCTTTATCCAAGACTTCTCCTTCTAGCACTTCGTCATTTTCCTGTACCTCTTCCTCTACAACAGGCATCTCCTGTTTTTGGCCACATTCTGGACAAAATTGTATATTGACATCCAGTTCTTTCCCACACTGTGGACATTTCTTTATCTTCTTAAGATTCATAAGTTTTTTCTCAAGTTCCTCAATAGTTGCATTTAAATCATCTATATTCTGACATAGATCAATTATATCGTATGATACTGTACCTAAATCCTTGTATTGCTCATACATCTTTTTACCTATTTCATTGTATAGGCTTTGTATTTCCTGATCTTTATCGTAGATATCCTTTTTTATCTTGCCATATTCCATGGATTCCCCTGCTTTTTTCGTAACGCTTTTTGCCCCTTCTTCCACAGACTTTGCTATTTTTGAAAATCCGTCCCATATAGGCATATACATACCTCCTTTTTACCAGCATTTTATATATTGTAATTCACATTATATCATGGTTTATTCCTGTTTTCTACTACTTTTTGCACATTCATTTGTCATCATCACCCTTGAATATGATAAACTTATTGACCAAAAAACTTATCGTACCTGTAGTCATAGATGCAATAAGATTGACAATATTTGCCCACATCCTTGGAGACAGTCTACTAGGTAATATCATAGTCAAAGTAGATAATATCCATCCATTCCCTAAAGCTGCTAAAAATAATATCGAGGCATATGCAGGATAGGTAGTCTTTTTATTACCTTTATAATCAAAGGTTAACTTTTTGTTCATAAAATATCCGTTTATCGAATATGCCATAAACGATATAATCTTGAACAGAAAAAACATCTTCCCTTGATATATATGGGTTAAAGACATAAGTAAATTTAAAATACATATATCTATTATAAAATTGACACTTCCCACTGCACCATAAGCGGCATATTGAAAAATCCAGTGGGATTTGATTCTTTCCTTTATGCGCATATCCATCCCCATCTTTAGCACTTTATTTTTATAGAAATATTATTCTATTATAAGGTCTGTAAACTTAAAATTCACCGTATCTACAAGCCCTCTATTTGTTAGTCTGAGTTCTGGCAATACGGCAAGGGACAAAAGGGCCATGGTCATAAATGGAGATACTAAATCACATCCTAGTTGTCTCCATGCTTCTCCCAATGCATCAACATTTTTAGCTATATCCTCCGCAGGCAGTTCACTCATAAGACCTGCTATAGGCAATGGCAACAGTCCTGTAACTTCTCCATTTCGTACAGCTACCATCCCCCCTCCTGTCTTAATCAATGTATTAGCAGCTAGCGCCATGTCATCATCATTTACACCTATTACAAGGAGGTTATGGGCATCATGGGCAACAGTTGATGCTATAGCACCTTCCTTTATATGAAATCCCTTTACCAAACCCTTTCCCATAGTGCCTGTGGCCTTATGTCTCTCTATGACTGCAGCTTTTATTATATCCTGTTTTAGATCTATACCAAGCACCTCATCTAATACGGGCATCATACATTCCCTTGCATAGTTATTGACCTTCGCTTCTACGATTTCCATCACCCTGGCCTTTACCCTACCATTTGGTCTATTCTCTACATTAATGACAAAATCTTTAGGTGTAAGTTTTCTTCCTACTTTCATGGTATCCTTTGAATACTTAGGATATACACCATTTGGAATTTCTACTATTGTTTTTCCACCTTTAGCGACTATTTCTCCATTTATTAGTACCATCTCCACCTTTACCTGGGTAAGATCGCTTATAAATACTATATCAGCACATTTACCAGGAGATATGCTGCCAAGATCCCTGTCCATCTGAAAACACTGGGCAACATTTATGGTCGCCATCTGTATAGCAGTTATGGGATTTACACCCTCTTCTATAGCACGCTTTACTATATAGTCCATATGTCCCTTTGAGATAAGGGTACTTGGATGTGTATCATCGCTAACCAAGGTAGCATATCTAGTATCTATATTGTTTTCCGTTATGCTCTTTACCGTCTCCTTTACATCATGCCATGCCGAACCCTCTCTCAGCTGTGCATACATCCCAAGACGCATTTTTGCCAGGGCATCCTCTGCCCTTATGGATTCATGACAGCATCGTACCCCGGAAGCTATATAAGCATTTAATCCAGAGCCGGTTTCAGGCATTGAATAATGACCGGTTATTATCTTATCCGCTTCTAGAGTAGCCTTAAGTTCACTATGTACATCATGATCTCCAGATATAACACCTGGAAAATTCATCATTTCCCCTAGTCCGGCTACTCCTTCCCATTCCATGCTGTTTTTTATATCATCGGGACCAATTGAAGCGCCCGCGTCCTCAAAACCCGGTACTGCCGGTACGCATGAAGGAGTCACAGTATATACCTTTAGAGGCACCTCCTTGGCATCGTCCATCATAAGCCTTATCCCGTCCATACCTAGTACATTACCAATCTCATGGGGATCCATATATATAGCAGTAGTTCCATGGGGCATAACCGTTTTTGCATATTCTCTGACAGGCATCATACTGCTTTCGACATGTATATGTCCATCCATAAAACCTGGGGCCATATAAAGACCTTTAGCATCTATTATCTGCGTATTTGATCCTATTGTATGCGTAGCATCTCCTACTAGTGCGATTCTTCCATGGGTAATGGATATGTCCATATTATCCATTATCTCTCCCGTATTAACATTTATTAACCGGCCATTTTTTATCACCACATCGGCCTTTTCTCTCCCTTGTGCTACTGCTACTAGTTTTTCTGTCACTTCAGCTAGTCTATAATATTTATTCATGATTCAGCCTCCCATATTTTTATATTTCTCTTTATTTTTCTTAATCTTTATCCTTTTTAATTCCAACATGAACTTTTTCTATTGTTTCTTGGGTTGGAATTATAAGATAGCTCCCTACTTGCAATGTTTTATGGTCTGCTATTCTGTTGATTTTGCCCAAAGCCTCTCCATATCTAGAGTGGCCATAAAACTTCCTACTAAGGTCTGATAGGGTATCCCCTGCCCGCACCTTATAAATCTTTTCTTCTTTTAAATTAGTAACATCCTGTAAATTAGTAACATCCTGTAATTTTACTTCCATCGTCTTAATTTCCTGTTCCCTATGCTCCAGGGCATCTTCTAAATCGCCAATGGTTTTCTTTAATGCCAATATCTCATCATTATATTTAGTGTCCCCATACTCTTTTTCTTTATCTGTATCTATTTTTTGTGTTTCATTCCCATTGTATGATATCCTATTGGTTTTAAAATCCATATATTTAAGGTATAGGAAATAGACTAAACTAGCCACTGATATAAGTACAATGATCCACTTTGCATAATATGTATGTTTTATATCTTTTTGCTGTCCTTTAGCTTTGCTATAGAGCCCACACCCATTATAGCGCCTTAATCTGCCAGCTTCCCAAATATAAAAGCTCAAATCATCAGCCTTATCATCCAAGAGACACATAACCTGGAAGGGATCTGCAAAAAAACTTTGATGAATGAACTGATCCTCTTCCATCATCATAGCATTCCAGCCTGTACGCACTCCATACCATCCTAAAATCTGTTGATTAGGAAATCGCTTTATTAACCTTGTTTTTATATCTATCCATCTTATATCTGTCAACGTATCCCTTACACCCTCTAATTTACCAACAGGCATTATATCTTCTATATATACAAAAATGCTTTGGTCGTGCCTCTCCCGCCTTCCAACTAAAATGCCAAAGCTTTTTCTCCCTATAATTCTCTTGTTTTGACGAAGCAAAGAATGCTTAAGCGATTCAGGC
Coding sequences within it:
- a CDS encoding zinc ribbon domain-containing protein, whose protein sequence is MKNKTDTYGWDNLSKFMAVLSLPFFFSRNTIGLLMALGILGYAIWRATSHNKNRRRREEIIFENIGRKLNYWLDNVVRWFKNLGNKSKTKVNRPKSYNAFGKLRWKWEQKKRFKVVKCPNCSQKLRIPRHKGTLMVTCTKCSYKFKKKT
- the ade gene encoding adenine deaminase; the protein is MMNKYYRLAEVTEKLVAVAQGREKADVVIKNGRLINVNTGEIMDNMDISITHGRIALVGDATHTIGSNTQIIDAKGLYMAPGFMDGHIHVESSMMPVREYAKTVMPHGTTAIYMDPHEIGNVLGMDGIRLMMDDAKEVPLKVYTVTPSCVPAVPGFEDAGASIGPDDIKNSMEWEGVAGLGEMMNFPGVISGDHDVHSELKATLEADKIITGHYSMPETGSGLNAYIASGVRCCHESIRAEDALAKMRLGMYAQLREGSAWHDVKETVKSITENNIDTRYATLVSDDTHPSTLISKGHMDYIVKRAIEEGVNPITAIQMATINVAQCFQMDRDLGSISPGKCADIVFISDLTQVKVEMVLINGEIVAKGGKTIVEIPNGVYPKYSKDTMKVGRKLTPKDFVINVENRPNGRVKARVMEIVEAKVNNYARECMMPVLDEVLGIDLKQDIIKAAVIERHKATGTMGKGLVKGFHIKEGAIASTVAHDAHNLLVIGVNDDDMALAANTLIKTGGGMVAVRNGEVTGLLPLPIAGLMSELPAEDIAKNVDALGEAWRQLGCDLVSPFMTMALLSLAVLPELRLTNRGLVDTVNFKFTDLIIE
- a CDS encoding GtrA family protein; amino-acid sequence: MRIKERIKSHWIFQYAAYGAVGSVNFIIDICILNLLMSLTHIYQGKMFFLFKIISFMAYSINGYFMNKKLTFDYKGNKKTTYPAYASILFLAALGNGWILSTLTMILPSRLSPRMWANIVNLIASMTTGTISFLVNKFIIFKGDDDK
- a CDS encoding LysM peptidoglycan-binding domain-containing protein; protein product: MIGEGYIKIFMPESLKHSLLRQNKRIIGRKSFGILVGRRERHDQSIFVYIEDIMPVGKLEGVRDTLTDIRWIDIKTRLIKRFPNQQILGWYGVRTGWNAMMMEEDQFIHQSFFADPFQVMCLLDDKADDLSFYIWEAGRLRRYNGCGLYSKAKGQQKDIKHTYYAKWIIVLISVASLVYFLYLKYMDFKTNRISYNGNETQKIDTDKEKEYGDTKYNDEILALKKTIGDLEDALEHREQEIKTMEVKLQDVTNLQDVTNLKEEKIYKVRAGDTLSDLSRKFYGHSRYGEALGKINRIADHKTLQVGSYLIIPTQETIEKVHVGIKKDKD
- a CDS encoding DUF7575 domain-containing protein, whose protein sequence is MPIWDGFSKIAKSVEEGAKSVTKKAGESMEYGKIKKDIYDKDQEIQSLYNEIGKKMYEQYKDLGTVSYDIIDLCQNIDDLNATIEELEKKLMNLKKIKKCPQCGKELDVNIQFCPECGQKQEMPVVEEEVQENDEVLEGEVLDKEEEE